A single Vicinamibacteria bacterium DNA region contains:
- a CDS encoding ATPase, T2SS/T4P/T4SS family — MSEAAPPDSQTAATRAKSRRRLVGEMLVDQGVITQQQLAEVLARQKTEKGGRLGRLLVDLGYATEAQICEVVAEQLNIPAADLVAVDIPNEVLNRVTKELATKYLCLPWFVEGRELYLIMADPTNVTAADAVAFHTGLKIRPVVAPETEVAEAIVKFYAAEESSLAQFDSLDLADQLSVVSDEESELGEENLEQAAQTIPLVKLVNAVIADATRAGASDIHIEPQEKGVNLRYRVDGLLRQVMTMPKRIQSKVISRIKIMSHMDISEHRKPQDGRTFVRISGKNYDLRVSTLPTAEGEKCVMRILVQDRAKVALPDLGFEPDVLASFQETLERPQGMILVTGPTGSGKTSTLYAALNFLRDEATNIVTVEDPIEYRLSGINQVPVSDKAGLTFAAGLRSILRQDPDIVMVGEIRDLETAHVAFQAAQTGHLVLSTLHTNDAPSAITRLVEMGIPAYVVASSVLAVQAQRLVRRLCECKVVAASGLATAKGCEACRFTGFKGRMGVYELMRVTPRVRSVLIARGSDDVVRRAAQATGMRSMYKDGLRKVARGLTTEEEVGRVVPPDEVDDSEPAAETAAVTIPASLSPDTASEKPVRVLVVDDDPALLEVLREILEGERYAVTTATNGVDALATVYLERPDLILTDLKMPGMDGLELLKRLRHDLSTCQIPVLFLTMVESLDAEVKALDLGADDYISKPVQKGRLLSRVRRAVFRAHLMRSAP; from the coding sequence ATGAGTGAAGCCGCACCACCCGACAGCCAGACCGCTGCCACCCGCGCGAAGTCCCGCCGTCGGCTCGTAGGCGAGATGCTCGTCGATCAAGGCGTGATCACTCAGCAGCAGCTCGCCGAGGTCCTGGCTCGGCAGAAGACCGAGAAGGGTGGCCGCCTCGGGCGGCTGCTCGTGGACCTCGGCTATGCCACCGAAGCCCAGATCTGCGAAGTGGTCGCCGAGCAGCTCAACATTCCCGCCGCCGACCTCGTGGCCGTGGACATCCCAAACGAAGTCCTGAACCGCGTGACCAAAGAACTGGCCACGAAGTACCTTTGCCTCCCCTGGTTCGTCGAGGGCCGCGAGCTGTACCTCATCATGGCGGACCCGACGAACGTTACCGCCGCGGACGCCGTGGCTTTCCACACCGGGCTCAAGATCAGGCCGGTGGTCGCTCCCGAGACCGAGGTCGCCGAGGCCATCGTCAAGTTCTACGCGGCGGAAGAGTCTTCCCTCGCCCAGTTCGACAGCCTAGACCTCGCCGACCAGCTCTCGGTCGTGAGCGACGAGGAGTCGGAGTTGGGTGAGGAGAACCTCGAGCAGGCAGCCCAAACGATACCCCTCGTCAAGCTCGTGAACGCCGTCATCGCCGACGCCACCCGCGCGGGGGCCTCCGACATCCACATCGAGCCGCAGGAGAAAGGGGTGAACCTCCGCTATCGGGTGGATGGATTGCTGCGTCAAGTGATGACGATGCCCAAACGGATCCAGAGCAAGGTCATCTCGCGCATCAAGATCATGTCCCACATGGACATCTCCGAGCACCGAAAACCCCAGGATGGGCGCACGTTCGTGCGCATCAGCGGCAAGAACTACGACCTCCGGGTCTCGACGCTCCCGACCGCGGAAGGCGAGAAGTGCGTGATGAGGATCCTCGTCCAGGATCGGGCGAAAGTCGCCCTTCCCGACCTCGGCTTCGAACCCGACGTGCTCGCGTCCTTCCAGGAGACTCTCGAGCGCCCGCAAGGGATGATCCTCGTGACCGGCCCCACAGGGAGCGGGAAGACCTCGACCCTCTACGCGGCCCTCAACTTCCTCCGGGACGAGGCCACGAACATCGTCACCGTGGAGGATCCCATTGAATACCGCCTGTCGGGGATCAACCAGGTGCCCGTCTCGGACAAGGCCGGGCTCACTTTCGCCGCCGGCCTGCGGTCGATCCTGCGCCAGGACCCCGACATCGTGATGGTCGGGGAAATCCGCGACCTCGAGACGGCCCATGTGGCGTTCCAGGCCGCCCAGACCGGCCACCTCGTGCTCTCGACCCTCCACACCAACGATGCCCCCAGCGCCATCACCCGCCTCGTTGAGATGGGCATTCCGGCCTACGTGGTCGCCTCGTCGGTCTTGGCCGTCCAGGCCCAGCGTCTGGTGCGCCGGCTGTGCGAGTGCAAGGTGGTCGCCGCCAGCGGCTTGGCCACGGCAAAAGGCTGCGAGGCCTGCCGCTTCACCGGGTTCAAGGGGCGCATGGGCGTCTACGAGCTGATGCGGGTCACGCCCCGCGTGCGCAGCGTGTTGATCGCGCGCGGGTCCGACGACGTCGTCCGGCGCGCCGCCCAGGCTACCGGGATGCGGAGTATGTACAAGGACGGCCTCCGGAAGGTGGCCCGCGGTCTCACCACCGAGGAAGAGGTAGGAAGGGTGGTCCCGCCCGACGAGGTCGATGACAGCGAGCCCGCCGCGGAGACGGCTGCCGTGACCATCCCGGCCTCGCTTTCCCCCGACACCGCCTCCGAGAAGCCGGTTCGCGTCCTCGTCGTGGACGATGACCCCGCGCTGCTCGAGGTCCTGCGGGAGATCCTGGAGGGCGAGCGCTACGCGGTGACCACGGCCACCAACGGGGTCGACGCGCTAGCGACCGTCTACCTGGAACGACCCGACCTCATCCTCACGGACCTCAAGATGCCGGGGATGGACGGCCTCGAGCTGCTGAAGAGGCTTCGACACGACCTTTCGACATGCCAAATCCCGGTGCTGTTCCTGACCATGGTGGAGAGC